A region from the Lonchura striata isolate bLonStr1 chromosome 16, bLonStr1.mat, whole genome shotgun sequence genome encodes:
- the PDPK1 gene encoding 3-phosphoinositide-dependent protein kinase 1 isoform X3: MVRNQADSSTTVISACGSRQGSNMEGTAPESRSNSNSLQQHTGQQPPQPRKKRPDDFKFGKILGEGSFSTVVLARELASSREYAIKILEKRHIIKENKVPYVTRERDVMSRLDHPFFVKLYFTFQDDEKLYFGLSYAKNGELLKYIRKIGSFDETCTRFYTAEIVSALEYLHGKGIIHRDLKPENILLNEDMHIQITDFGTAKVLSADSRQARANSFVGTAQYVSPELLTEKSACKSSDLWALGCIIYQLVAGLPPFRAGNEYLIFQKIIKLEYDFPEKFFPKAKDLVEKLLVLDATNRLGCEEMGGYGPLKAHPFFESIVWENLHLQTPPKLTAYLPAMSEDDEDCYGNYDNLLSQFGCMQVSSSASSHSLSAAETSTPQTSGGNIEQYIHDLDNNSFELDLQFSEDEKRLLLAKQAGGNPWHQFVENNLILKMGPVDKRKGLFARRRQLLLTEGPHLYYVDPVNKVLKGEIPWSLELRPEAKNFKTFFVHTPNRTYYLMDPSGNAHKWCKKIHEVWRHRYHQNAAK, encoded by the exons ATGGTGAGGAACCAAGCAGATTCCAGCACTACTGTCATTTCCGCTTGTGGCAGCAGACAGGGATCTAACATGGAGGGCACAGCACCTGAATCAAGATCTAATTCAAACTCCTTGCAGCAACATACAGGACAGCAGCCTCCACAGCCTCGAAAGAAACGACCTGATGACTtcaaatttgggaaaattcttGGTGAAGGATCTTTTTCAACG GTTGTCTTGGCTCGAGAATTGGCAAGTTCTAGAGAATATGCCA ttAAAATTCTAGAAAAACGTCATatcataaaagaaaacaaggtaCCGTATGTGACACGAGAGAGAGATGTAATGTCCCGTCTGGATCACCCTTTTTTTGTGAAACTCTACTTCACGTTTCAGGATGATGAAAAGCTAT ATTTTGGACTTAGCTATGCCAAAAACGGAGAGCTGCTAAAGTATATACGCAAAATTGGCTCATTTGATGAGACCTGTACAAGGTTTTATACTGCTGAAATTGTATCAGCCCTGGAGTATTTGCATGGCAAAGGAATCATTCACAG GGACCTTAAGCCAGAGAACATCTTATTAAATGAAGATATGCACATTCAAATAACAGACTTCGGAACAGCAAAAGTATTATCTGCAGATAGCAGACAAG CGCGGGCAAACTCATTTGTAGGGACAGCACAATATGTTTCTCCAGAACTGCTGACAGAGAAATCTGCCTGTAAAAG CTCTGACCTCTGGGCTCTGGGATGCATAATATATCAACTTGTAGCTGGATTGCCTCCATTTAGAGCTGG aaATGAATATCTTATATTCCAGAAGATAATAAAGTTGGAATATGACTTCCCAGAAAAATTTTTTCCCAAGGCAAAAGACCTTGTGGAAAAGCTATTG GTTCTAGATGCTACCAACCGATTAGGTTGTGAAGAAATGGGAGGATATGGGCCTCTTAAGGCTCACCCCTTCTTCGAATCCATTGTGTGGGAGAACCTACATCTTCAGACACCCCCTAAACTTACAGCGTATTTACCTGCTATGTCAGAGGATGATGAAGATTGTTACGGAAAT TATGACAATCTCCTGAGTCAGTTCGGTTGCATGCAAGTTTCTAGTTCTGCCTCTTCCCATTCACTGTCTGCTGCAGAGACAAGTACACCACAGACATCAGGAGGAAATATTGAACAATATATTCATGATCTTGACAACAATTCCTTTGAGCTGGATTTACAGTTTTCTGAAGACGAGAAGAGGTTACTTCTAGCAAAACAAGCTGGTGGAAATCCTTG gcATCAGTTTGTAGAAAATAACTTAATCCTAAAAATGGGTCCAGTGGACAAAAGAAAG GGATTGTTTGCACGTCGGCGCCAATTGCTGCTTACAGAAGGGCCTCACCTGTATTATGTGGATCCTGTCAACAAAGTTCTAAAAGGAGAAATTCCATGGTCTTTAGAGTTGCGTCCAGAAGCCAAGaattttaagacattttttGTTCACACG CCAAACAGGACATATTACCTGATGGACCCAAGTGGGAATGCTCATAAATGGTGCAAAAAAATACATGAAGTTTGGCGGCACAGATACCACCAGAATGCTGCAAAATAG
- the PDPK1 gene encoding 3-phosphoinositide-dependent protein kinase 1 isoform X1 — protein MASTGSPLVSPGAGSGPRDGRPMAGTGSPLYDAVPIQSSVVLCSCSSPSMVRNQADSSTTVISACGSRQGSNMEGTAPESRSNSNSLQQHTGQQPPQPRKKRPDDFKFGKILGEGSFSTVVLARELASSREYAIKILEKRHIIKENKVPYVTRERDVMSRLDHPFFVKLYFTFQDDEKLYFGLSYAKNGELLKYIRKIGSFDETCTRFYTAEIVSALEYLHGKGIIHRDLKPENILLNEDMHIQITDFGTAKVLSADSRQARANSFVGTAQYVSPELLTEKSACKSSDLWALGCIIYQLVAGLPPFRAGNEYLIFQKIIKLEYDFPEKFFPKAKDLVEKLLVLDATNRLGCEEMGGYGPLKAHPFFESIVWENLHLQTPPKLTAYLPAMSEDDEDCYGNYDNLLSQFGCMQVSSSASSHSLSAAETSTPQTSGGNIEQYIHDLDNNSFELDLQFSEDEKRLLLAKQAGGNPWHQFVENNLILKMGPVDKRKGLFARRRQLLLTEGPHLYYVDPVNKVLKGEIPWSLELRPEAKNFKTFFVHTPNRTYYLMDPSGNAHKWCKKIHEVWRHRYHQNAAK, from the exons tatGATGCTGTTCCAATCCAGTCAAGTGTGGTTTTATGCTCCTGTTCATCACCTTCAATGGTGAGGAACCAAGCAGATTCCAGCACTACTGTCATTTCCGCTTGTGGCAGCAGACAGGGATCTAACATGGAGGGCACAGCACCTGAATCAAGATCTAATTCAAACTCCTTGCAGCAACATACAGGACAGCAGCCTCCACAGCCTCGAAAGAAACGACCTGATGACTtcaaatttgggaaaattcttGGTGAAGGATCTTTTTCAACG GTTGTCTTGGCTCGAGAATTGGCAAGTTCTAGAGAATATGCCA ttAAAATTCTAGAAAAACGTCATatcataaaagaaaacaaggtaCCGTATGTGACACGAGAGAGAGATGTAATGTCCCGTCTGGATCACCCTTTTTTTGTGAAACTCTACTTCACGTTTCAGGATGATGAAAAGCTAT ATTTTGGACTTAGCTATGCCAAAAACGGAGAGCTGCTAAAGTATATACGCAAAATTGGCTCATTTGATGAGACCTGTACAAGGTTTTATACTGCTGAAATTGTATCAGCCCTGGAGTATTTGCATGGCAAAGGAATCATTCACAG GGACCTTAAGCCAGAGAACATCTTATTAAATGAAGATATGCACATTCAAATAACAGACTTCGGAACAGCAAAAGTATTATCTGCAGATAGCAGACAAG CGCGGGCAAACTCATTTGTAGGGACAGCACAATATGTTTCTCCAGAACTGCTGACAGAGAAATCTGCCTGTAAAAG CTCTGACCTCTGGGCTCTGGGATGCATAATATATCAACTTGTAGCTGGATTGCCTCCATTTAGAGCTGG aaATGAATATCTTATATTCCAGAAGATAATAAAGTTGGAATATGACTTCCCAGAAAAATTTTTTCCCAAGGCAAAAGACCTTGTGGAAAAGCTATTG GTTCTAGATGCTACCAACCGATTAGGTTGTGAAGAAATGGGAGGATATGGGCCTCTTAAGGCTCACCCCTTCTTCGAATCCATTGTGTGGGAGAACCTACATCTTCAGACACCCCCTAAACTTACAGCGTATTTACCTGCTATGTCAGAGGATGATGAAGATTGTTACGGAAAT TATGACAATCTCCTGAGTCAGTTCGGTTGCATGCAAGTTTCTAGTTCTGCCTCTTCCCATTCACTGTCTGCTGCAGAGACAAGTACACCACAGACATCAGGAGGAAATATTGAACAATATATTCATGATCTTGACAACAATTCCTTTGAGCTGGATTTACAGTTTTCTGAAGACGAGAAGAGGTTACTTCTAGCAAAACAAGCTGGTGGAAATCCTTG gcATCAGTTTGTAGAAAATAACTTAATCCTAAAAATGGGTCCAGTGGACAAAAGAAAG GGATTGTTTGCACGTCGGCGCCAATTGCTGCTTACAGAAGGGCCTCACCTGTATTATGTGGATCCTGTCAACAAAGTTCTAAAAGGAGAAATTCCATGGTCTTTAGAGTTGCGTCCAGAAGCCAAGaattttaagacattttttGTTCACACG CCAAACAGGACATATTACCTGATGGACCCAAGTGGGAATGCTCATAAATGGTGCAAAAAAATACATGAAGTTTGGCGGCACAGATACCACCAGAATGCTGCAAAATAG
- the PDPK1 gene encoding 3-phosphoinositide-dependent protein kinase 1 isoform X2 yields MASTGSPLYDAVPIQSSVVLCSCSSPSMVRNQADSSTTVISACGSRQGSNMEGTAPESRSNSNSLQQHTGQQPPQPRKKRPDDFKFGKILGEGSFSTVVLARELASSREYAIKILEKRHIIKENKVPYVTRERDVMSRLDHPFFVKLYFTFQDDEKLYFGLSYAKNGELLKYIRKIGSFDETCTRFYTAEIVSALEYLHGKGIIHRDLKPENILLNEDMHIQITDFGTAKVLSADSRQARANSFVGTAQYVSPELLTEKSACKSSDLWALGCIIYQLVAGLPPFRAGNEYLIFQKIIKLEYDFPEKFFPKAKDLVEKLLVLDATNRLGCEEMGGYGPLKAHPFFESIVWENLHLQTPPKLTAYLPAMSEDDEDCYGNYDNLLSQFGCMQVSSSASSHSLSAAETSTPQTSGGNIEQYIHDLDNNSFELDLQFSEDEKRLLLAKQAGGNPWHQFVENNLILKMGPVDKRKGLFARRRQLLLTEGPHLYYVDPVNKVLKGEIPWSLELRPEAKNFKTFFVHTPNRTYYLMDPSGNAHKWCKKIHEVWRHRYHQNAAK; encoded by the exons tatGATGCTGTTCCAATCCAGTCAAGTGTGGTTTTATGCTCCTGTTCATCACCTTCAATGGTGAGGAACCAAGCAGATTCCAGCACTACTGTCATTTCCGCTTGTGGCAGCAGACAGGGATCTAACATGGAGGGCACAGCACCTGAATCAAGATCTAATTCAAACTCCTTGCAGCAACATACAGGACAGCAGCCTCCACAGCCTCGAAAGAAACGACCTGATGACTtcaaatttgggaaaattcttGGTGAAGGATCTTTTTCAACG GTTGTCTTGGCTCGAGAATTGGCAAGTTCTAGAGAATATGCCA ttAAAATTCTAGAAAAACGTCATatcataaaagaaaacaaggtaCCGTATGTGACACGAGAGAGAGATGTAATGTCCCGTCTGGATCACCCTTTTTTTGTGAAACTCTACTTCACGTTTCAGGATGATGAAAAGCTAT ATTTTGGACTTAGCTATGCCAAAAACGGAGAGCTGCTAAAGTATATACGCAAAATTGGCTCATTTGATGAGACCTGTACAAGGTTTTATACTGCTGAAATTGTATCAGCCCTGGAGTATTTGCATGGCAAAGGAATCATTCACAG GGACCTTAAGCCAGAGAACATCTTATTAAATGAAGATATGCACATTCAAATAACAGACTTCGGAACAGCAAAAGTATTATCTGCAGATAGCAGACAAG CGCGGGCAAACTCATTTGTAGGGACAGCACAATATGTTTCTCCAGAACTGCTGACAGAGAAATCTGCCTGTAAAAG CTCTGACCTCTGGGCTCTGGGATGCATAATATATCAACTTGTAGCTGGATTGCCTCCATTTAGAGCTGG aaATGAATATCTTATATTCCAGAAGATAATAAAGTTGGAATATGACTTCCCAGAAAAATTTTTTCCCAAGGCAAAAGACCTTGTGGAAAAGCTATTG GTTCTAGATGCTACCAACCGATTAGGTTGTGAAGAAATGGGAGGATATGGGCCTCTTAAGGCTCACCCCTTCTTCGAATCCATTGTGTGGGAGAACCTACATCTTCAGACACCCCCTAAACTTACAGCGTATTTACCTGCTATGTCAGAGGATGATGAAGATTGTTACGGAAAT TATGACAATCTCCTGAGTCAGTTCGGTTGCATGCAAGTTTCTAGTTCTGCCTCTTCCCATTCACTGTCTGCTGCAGAGACAAGTACACCACAGACATCAGGAGGAAATATTGAACAATATATTCATGATCTTGACAACAATTCCTTTGAGCTGGATTTACAGTTTTCTGAAGACGAGAAGAGGTTACTTCTAGCAAAACAAGCTGGTGGAAATCCTTG gcATCAGTTTGTAGAAAATAACTTAATCCTAAAAATGGGTCCAGTGGACAAAAGAAAG GGATTGTTTGCACGTCGGCGCCAATTGCTGCTTACAGAAGGGCCTCACCTGTATTATGTGGATCCTGTCAACAAAGTTCTAAAAGGAGAAATTCCATGGTCTTTAGAGTTGCGTCCAGAAGCCAAGaattttaagacattttttGTTCACACG CCAAACAGGACATATTACCTGATGGACCCAAGTGGGAATGCTCATAAATGGTGCAAAAAAATACATGAAGTTTGGCGGCACAGATACCACCAGAATGCTGCAAAATAG